The Candidatus Binataceae bacterium DNA segment CTCTGCGGCTTATCAGGCTCGAGGGGCTCGCGCCGGCGGCAACCAGGCATCCCATGCCGAGCGAGAGGATCGGATAGCCGATAACGGAGGGCAGGAACGCACTCTGATCACGGAAAAGACAGATCGCGACGGCGAGACAGGGGAGAGCGCCGCCCAACAGCAGATTCCCGCGGCGCATAAAAATGTGCCACACGCCTGGGCGGAAGCTTTTGAACATAGCAACGACGACGCCGGCCAAAAGCCCGTCGAGCCGCGTCCAGGTGGGATAGTGGATGAGTTCCACCCAACGCTGAAAGAAATTGCCGTATCCATGCATTACACCGGCCACAGGCGCGAGAGCATGCAGCCAGATCGCGGCGCGCAACAGTGTTCCGCCGAGCACGATCGAAATGCATAACATGACGACCTTCCAGCCGGCCGGACGGCGCGCCAGCAGATATGCCGCGACCGGCGCCACGAGATAGAATTGCTCCTCGATGCAGAGCGACCAGGCATGCGAGAAGGCCCTGGCATGATGGGAATCGACGAACAGGTTCTCGGTGAAGGTTAGAAACTGCCATAGCGGCGCTATCCTGGGAGACTCGCGAAATACCGGCACCATGAAATACAGAGTCACAACGGCGAGGTACGGCGGCAGCGTCCGGAAGAGCCTGCGAAAATAGAACGGCACGGGACGCAGCGCCTGTCCCTTGCTAAGGGGCCGCAAAAGCTGGCTGCCGATCAGAAACCCGCTCAGCGCGAAGAACAAATCCACGCCCATCCAGCCGAACCTCGCCACGTGGTCCGAGCTCGCCACGATCTGGAAGGCCTGCGCGTGGAAATCCATCACCCAGAGAATCGCGATCGCGCGCAGAAGGTCCAGGCCCGGCAGCCTGTCCGTTGATTCGTGTCGAGGCTGCTTTAGATCGATTTGCCGA contains these protein-coding regions:
- a CDS encoding acyltransferase; translated protein: RQIDLKQPRHESTDRLPGLDLLRAIAILWVMDFHAQAFQIVASSDHVARFGWMGVDLFFALSGFLIGSQLLRPLSKGQALRPVPFYFRRLFRTLPPYLAVVTLYFMVPVFRESPRIAPLWQFLTFTENLFVDSHHARAFSHAWSLCIEEQFYLVAPVAAYLLARRPAGWKVVMLCISIVLGGTLLRAAIWLHALAPVAGVMHGYGNFFQRWVELIHYPTWTRLDGLLAGVVVAMFKSFRPGVWHIFMRRGNLLLGGALPCLAVAICLFRDQSAFLPSVIGYPILSLGMGCLVAAGASPSSLISRRALPGVGAVAAMAYSLYLTHKGVYHLVGLVAGQSLAGHYTLAIMVYGGAALLGGALLYASVERPALLLRDRFLPREAAAVPPSAARQLA